TTTAAAAGGATAGGCAGTTTATTTTAGTAAACAGTCATACAAGCAGTGATGTGCAACTCTGTATATTCCCAATAGAGTAAAActctatatacaaacacacagaaacctAGTTTGATTCTCTCAATGGCAGATCCGCTACACAAGTGAAACAttaacaattttgttttgttgtatcaaTACATTTCGTGGCACTTCTGAAGATAAATGTCCTccaataaaacaaatctttaaagaCTATTTCACAGTAATTACAACAGGTGTATATATTCATGTGCTGTGACTTGAATTGGAAGCCATCTTGCTGCTCAAGTATAACATTTGATagattacaagaaacacatttattcagCCCATAAAATTAATACATACGATAAAAGCTGAAAATATAGTCGAGCCCTATAGGGTTGGAAGTCACACAGCATCCCGCAATTATAAATTCTGGGAGGGGAGGTTAAAGACCATTTGAAGATTAAACTTCAGGATCCAATACAAGGGAAACTGGTCTTAATGTTCAAAGACAAGCGCCAGGTTCTGATTAAACCCCATCCCCAGCCCATTCCTTCATACCATTCATGAGCAGCAAGGAGAAGTCCAGGATTTGCTCTGTAGAGGCTGTTGATGTGAAGGGCACCCAGGTTGGTTTTATGGGGCTGCTGCTGACATTCCaccttctgaaaaataaaaaaccacaTCCTTGTAAGGGGTATCATGCATCACTGGCATCCTATTTGAGATAACACAGGAATACAAGAAATGTTGGCTTCAATAGAATTGCCCAAATCTTATACTACAGCAGCAGAGACTTGAACCCTGGTACAAGCGAGTGCCCAGCAGCAAGGCGATTTAGTGTGAAGTTCACAGATACGGCCCCTCAGGTCCCCCGTTTGCATGGTAGAGTACCTCGGGTATCGGCATTCGAGGAGAATATCAGCCATATTAACCCTGGTGATGATGCCAATGCTGGCAGGCTTGTAATAGAGATGGTTTGTGTAGCTCAGGAAGTCTGGGAATACCTACGGAAAGAAGTTGAAGGAAcccctttaatttttttaataaaataaataaagtgaagtTGTCTTGTGCTTTAATCCCTTTACGGTACACAAGGAATGGGGCAGTTCAAACAGTTCCTTGTTACATTTAAGTGCAACTCTAGTATCAAGGAGGAATCTGACCATTTGGATCACCAGCTCTAAAATTTCAGAACACATGTTTTAAAGTTTTGCAAGAGAAAGTAAGCACATTTATATTTGTGGAATGCATGTGCCTTAAAGGATTAAACTCTCCAGGTTCAAGTTAGTACTAAACCTGTAgttttatacagtagtgtgcacatgtatgaacaccccattgcttcagtttggttgtgcatatgaaatcaaaccactttaAACTAGAAAGTTCCAGGAAATTACCAAGAGGCAAAATAGTAGTTTAATTTAGTTGAATAGGCCACGCATGCaagtcatttaaaaacagcaagacaACATGACCACAGATATTAACATGCATGAaactttagaagttgtttaagatgcctaattataGCACAAAGTGGTCCAACATTTTCACACGGACTTTATATGACCTATTACTGACCGAAAACGTAAATTCTCACAGCCTCTCATCATGCAGACTGGTACATACAGCCAATACAAACCCAAGTGTTGTAAATGTGCGCACTACTGTACGGGAGAACTTCACACTGAAGTGCAAGCAATAAGAAAATCCGGGCGAGACAGTTTACGTTATTGGCTACCGCAGTTACAAATGCGATCGACACGCAGGGTTACCTGGAAAGTGCTGCCGCAGTCCTGGAGCTGGATGCTGAACAAAACCGTGTTAGCGACGCTGTCGGAGGAGGCAGCAGAGCAGCCCGCGGACCCGACGCTCAAGTCGGCGCTGTTCACCAGGTAGCCGATCCCAAACAAGTCCCGGTTCACCGTCACGACCATGGCGTCTTTCCTGCAGTCCAGGGTGACCGAATTCAACAGCGACAGGTCAGCTCTCTGCACGGAGAGAGGGGTGGGCTTCGCCTGAAATACCACTCTCGGCGCGGTAAACAGCACTGGGTTATAAACCGGCTGATCCGACCAGCTCCATCCGAAACCGCCGTGGAGCTGCACAAGAAAAATCAAAGCGAGCGAAAGCGCTGTCTGACCACTGCGCGTCCCCATTGTAGACTCTTCACCTCAGAATCAAACACTGCAGCTGCATACCGATAAGCGCGTAGCCAGCACCTTTATACTCCCCGGAATTAATTAACGTGTTAAACCTGGCTGggcaattaaacaattatacacgGACACGCATTCGGTTATGATGAGGTGACATACAAGGATTGCGTGGTTCCTCGTATTATTTAACATCAATAGAAGAGCAGAACCAGACTTCAGCTCAAAAGATTCAGGAATGCAAGCAATCCGCAATGACTAGAATCACTTTCTTTAAGAAGTCtttttttttgcctttaataAACTGTCACAAACAGGTTCAAATTGACCAAATGAAGAAACGTTAAATAAAGAAATAGTTGAAACCCAAATTTTGTCtgcaattataataattattaactGTCGACACTGATAATTCTTCCCCTTATGGCACACCAATGTAATactaatatatgtttttatacaaaATTAAACAGCAGAGTTGGATTATTAAAAAAGCACCGGTCTGACGTAGCCTACTTTGTTTCACTGGAGAAGGTCTTTATCTTATTGTTTTTACTGGACGTTGTTTATAGCACAAAGTTATCTCAAAAccagccctttttttttttttttttttctgaaaccatTTGTAATTAacaagtataaaacaaaaagcaatcgAAAGGTTTCGCAACAAAAGACACCCAGTATAGACTTggtgtttacgactgtaagtcgccctggataagggcgtctgctaagaaataaataataataataacattgtagagatctcggttcccgcaggcaggcgcatcactctcccctgccagcctcaagtccgccccgtaCTTGCTAACCAGGCGagtccgacgagtgcgtaccggggtacctgcgtccacttccgACACCAAATGTAGCAAACAAAAAAGCCggctcctttgtacagcggtatcggcgcgaTGCTTTTctcgggttcgcgcccgcccccgcttgtgtgtggattgcttcgccctgtgtgatgcgcctgcctgctgCTACCCGAGATCgctcaagaatatatatatatatatatatatatatatatatatatatatatatatatatatatatatatatatatatatcgaaacgttgggcagctggctctttgagattatatatatatatatatatatatatatatatatatatatatatatatatatatatatatatatatatatctttttcttGAAAtaaactgtaagtcgccctggataaggacgtctgctgggaaataaataataataataataatatagctcaGGTGGACCTGGTTAATAACAAACACAGTAATACATGAGTGTAAATTACAACAGAAAACACACCCAACAGAGacataacacaagcaatgagaactaacacactcagtgcacagtccaggccacgccctcCCCCCGCTCCTGCTGCCTCTTCGTTACAGTATTCAGGTCTGGGTAATGTGTTGAATACAGCACACCAATTTGCAACTTCGCTAAATCTAAAATACCTGATAACTCACGCCTCAGTCTTACTGCAGACTGAACCGAGCCCTGTCTGCTCCCATCCTGCTCGCTACTGCGTATGCGCAAATGCTCTACAtttcgggaaaaaaaaaaaatccatgtaggCTACCCAGTTGATTTTATCAGAATTGTAATTGGATTATCTATTCCAAGTCATGTAAACATAGAGCAGTTTTCCGAATAGGCTCTACATTCGTTTTCTAAAGACTTGATCTCATGTAACCGTAGTGAATGCGTGTCCGTGTATAACTGTTTAATTACCCAGCCAGGTTTAACACGTTAATTAATTCCGGGGAGTATAAAGGTGCTGGCTACGCGCTTATCGGTATGCAGCTGCAGTGTTTGATTCTGAATTGAAGAGTTGACAATGGGGACGCGCAGTGTTCAGACAGCGCTTTCGCTCGCTTTGATTTTACTTGTGCAGCTCCACGGCGGTTTCGGATGGAGCTGGTCGGATCAGCCGGTTTATAACCCAGTGCTGTTTACCGCGCCGAGAGCGGTATTTCAGGCGAAGCCCACCCCTCTCTCCGTGCAGAGAGCTGACCTGTCGCTGTTGAATCCGGTCACTCTGGACTGCAGGAAAGACGCCATGGTCGTGACTGTGAACCGGGACTTGTTTGGGATCGGCTACCTGGTGAACAGCGCCGACTTGAGCGTCGAGTCCGCGGGCTGCTCGGCTGCCTTCTCAGACAGCGTCGCTAACACGGTTTTGTTCAGCATCCAGCTCCAGGACTGCGGCAGTACTTTCCAGGTAACCCTGCGTGTCGATCGCATTTGTAACTGCGGTAGCCAATAACGTAAACTGTCTCGCCTAGCTTTCCTTATTGCTTGCACTTCAGTGTGAAGTTCTCCCATAAAGTAGTGCGCACATTTACAACACCTAGGTTTATATTAGCTGTATGTACCAGTCTGTGAGAATTTACGTTTTCGGTCAGTAATAGGTCGTATAAAAAAGTGCGTGTGAAAATGTTGGCCCAGTTTGTGCtataattaggcatcttaaacaacttctcaaGTTTCATGCTTGTTAACATCTGTGGTCATGTtgtcttgctgtttttaaatgacttGCATGCGTGGCCTATTCAACTAAATTAAACTACTATTTTGCCTCTTAGTAATTTCCTGAAACTTTCTAGTTtaaagtggtttgatttcatatgcacaaccaaactgaagcaatggggtgttcatacatgtgcacactactgtataaaacTACAGGTTTAGTACTAACTTGAACCTGGAGAGTTTAATCCTTTTTAAGGCACATGCATTCCACAAATATAAATGTGCTTACTTTCTCTTGCAAAACTTTAAAACATGTGTTCTGAAATTTTAGAGCTGGTGATCCAAATGGTTAGATTCCTCCTTGATACTAGAGTTGCACTTAAATGTAACAAGGAACTG
The Acipenser ruthenus chromosome 18, fAciRut3.2 maternal haplotype, whole genome shotgun sequence DNA segment above includes these coding regions:
- the LOC117968963 gene encoding zona pellucida sperm-binding protein 3-like; translated protein: MGTRSGQTALSLALIFLVQLHGGFGWSWSDQPVYNPVLFTAPRVVFQAKPTPLSVQRADLSLLNSVTLDCRKDAMVVTVNRDLFGIGYLVNSADLSVGSAGCSAASSDSVANTVLFSIQLQDCGSTFQVFPDFLSYTNHLYYKPASIGIITRVNMADILLECRYPRRWNVSSSPIKPTWVPFTSTASTEQILDFSLLLMNDNWSGPRVSNVIYLGDGLSHRGFCCRRQPCAAAAVLRQLHRDPE